The window GGAGTGCTCTAGTTTGTAAGCATTCAGTTTGGTTTCGAATTCCTGTTCTGAAGTATCATTCGGCAACTCAAGTCTCACGTATTCTTCTGCATTATTAAACTTGTCGCCAAATCCATAAGACGCCAACACCCATAAAAGAATAGAAATAGCGATAATTACTTTTCCCGCCTCGAATACAAAAGTCTTAGACTTTTCAAAAATGGTTAGACCAACATTCTTCCATTTTGGCACTTTATAGCCTGGCAGTTCCATTATGAAATAGCCTTTATGCTTGGTCTTAAGGATTAATTTCATGCCCCAGGCAGAAATTAAGGCTGCAAAAAAGCCTAGTAAATAAAGCGCAGTCAGTACTAGCCCTTTCATGTTGAAAATACCGAGTACGGTTTCATCGGGTACAACCAGTGCAATTAAGAGCGTATATACTGGTAGCCTTGCCGAGCAGCTCATAAAAGGCGTCACGAAAATGGTGATGAGCCTGTCTTTCCAGCTTTCTATATTTCGTGTGGCCATAATAGCAGGAATAGCACAGGCCATGCCTGAAACTAGTGGAACGACGCTTTTACCACTGAGGCCGAAATTCCTCATGAGCCTATCCATTAGGAATACAGCTCTGGACATATATCCCGATTCTTCCAGCAGGGATATGAAACCGAATAAAAGTGCAATTTGAGGGATAAATACAAGTACTCCAGCGAGCCCCGCTATAATTCCATCTGTCAATAGATCATTTAAAACTCCTGACGGAAGACTGGTTTTTACAAGCTCACTTAGACTCCCCAAACTAGCTTCAATCCAATCCATCGGTGTATCTCCCCATGAGAAAATAGCTTGGAAAATGAGCATCAGGATTGCCAGAAAAATTACGTAGCCAAATACCTTATGAGTCGTAATTCTATCTATTCTTTGGGATAAAGTGGCGCGTTTGCTCGGCTCGGATTTCTTGATATTTCTGTCGACTATATCAGAAATTAGCGCATATCGATCGAGTGTTTCTTGGGACTGAGTCGGCAAGTCATAGAAACCATTTTCACGCTTAACGTCCTCTATTTTTGCCTTATTCTCTTCGCTTAAAAACTTTAGTCGTACATTTTGTTGGGCAAATTGATAAGCTCGGTAGTCATCTGCGATATCAAATTCAGCCTTTATGGCATCAATGGTATTCTCGGCCAGGGGTCGAACATCGTAAAATGGGCGCTTTGGTTTTACCAAGGATTGTGTGATTACATCCTTTAAAGTGTCAATGCCATCGCCAGAATGAGAATTAGTAGGTACTATTTTTACACCAAGGTCGATAGAAAGGCCACGTAGATCGATTTTTAGTGCCCTTCTTTCCGCCACATCCATCATATTCAATACAAGAATGATAGGAATATTCAAGTCTCGAATCTGTGTGAATAAAAGTAAGTTTCTTTTGAGGTTAGAGGCGTCTGCTACAATGATGATTAGGTCAGGGTGTTGCGCATGATCGGTATCTAATAGGATTTCTTGTACTACCTGTTCATCCAAGGTTTTTGGATAAATACTGTAGGTGCCTGGTAAGTCAACTAATTCAGATCGTTCGCCATTTGGTAAGTTCAAACGGCCCGACTTTTTGTCTACTGTAACTCCTGGGAAATTTCCGGTACGCTGCTTTAGGCCAGTGAGCAAATTGAAAAGTGTAGTCTTACCTGAATTTGGGTTTCCAACTAAAGCTATTTTCAAATCGCCCTTGGTCGACATATTACATTTCTTCTAACAGTATACAAGAAGCCTCACTTTTTCGAAGAGAAAGCTTATAACCAGCTACTTCGATGGCAATAGGGTCGCCTAGAGGTGCTATTAATTCTAAAGAGATTT is drawn from Roseivirga misakiensis and contains these coding sequences:
- a CDS encoding FeoA family protein codes for the protein MRNLTHLKIQEKGTIKGFTDETLSVKLMEMGCLPGAEISLELIAPLGDPIAIEVAGYKLSLRKSEASCILLEEM
- the feoB gene encoding ferrous iron transport protein B — encoded protein: MSTKGDLKIALVGNPNSGKTTLFNLLTGLKQRTGNFPGVTVDKKSGRLNLPNGERSELVDLPGTYSIYPKTLDEQVVQEILLDTDHAQHPDLIIIVADASNLKRNLLLFTQIRDLNIPIILVLNMMDVAERRALKIDLRGLSIDLGVKIVPTNSHSGDGIDTLKDVITQSLVKPKRPFYDVRPLAENTIDAIKAEFDIADDYRAYQFAQQNVRLKFLSEENKAKIEDVKRENGFYDLPTQSQETLDRYALISDIVDRNIKKSEPSKRATLSQRIDRITTHKVFGYVIFLAILMLIFQAIFSWGDTPMDWIEASLGSLSELVKTSLPSGVLNDLLTDGIIAGLAGVLVFIPQIALLFGFISLLEESGYMSRAVFLMDRLMRNFGLSGKSVVPLVSGMACAIPAIMATRNIESWKDRLITIFVTPFMSCSARLPVYTLLIALVVPDETVLGIFNMKGLVLTALYLLGFFAALISAWGMKLILKTKHKGYFIMELPGYKVPKWKNVGLTIFEKSKTFVFEAGKVIIAISILLWVLASYGFGDKFNNAEEYVRLELPNDTSEQEFETKLNAYKLEHSMAGSFGKLIEPVIAPLGYDWKIGISLITSFAAREVFVGTISTIYSIGADEEDQLTITEKLSKEINPKTGKPMYTMALGFSLMVFYAFAMQCMSTIAVVYRETKGWKWPLIQVAYMTAVAYLSALAVYNIFS